From one Pempheris klunzingeri isolate RE-2024b chromosome 5, fPemKlu1.hap1, whole genome shotgun sequence genomic stretch:
- the glsl gene encoding glutaminase liver isoform, mitochondrial: protein MESSRSQEAEDGSYLCFQRTPSLRRKWRKRYGGLDGNKLLEPNKDPDMRDDGGTTDGRQRSSEQQDAAPRPAPRSLIQNQVHTVAQSSVQSPVQSPVQSPVQSPVQRPVSLVSPGSAAVPLPPSNGCLKPPLPQAVVQPEDRGGFPPSQPWFPPQQSPSKRRAAADVLFDSFASDGRINVHQFFEAIWSSGLHRSDPRLRECFFHLRKLQDAEGSVDRSTFHRCVTGFVSLILKALQGRFVIPDFSTFTEETQKLFSRCRQLSSVQEKEKESMDSTKWGVSICTVDGQRLSLGDWAGPLVLGEVSWPLVYGVAVELLGSDLVHKYVGVEGYSRHDSPFTLTKTGIPHSPLTETGAIVTTSLLQLVGRLSAEEEEKYDSVLNVIRRLCNKEHANLNCTSYQSSRKASIRLHALSFYLQEEKCFQEKADINAALDLMLQCSSTEITCESGAAMAASLANGGLCPLSGDQVLSPAATRSMLSVMQVAGMKDYSTTFHYKTSIPAVSSSHGSLLAVVPGVLGLMAFSPELDACGNPRRAVHFCQELISTFQLHSFDIRTPFRQILAYRQWKAESEGYQIMNVLLAAFKGDVQTLRRYFLSGVDVNAVDYDGRSALHVAAAEGHAEVIRFLLENARANPNLKDRWGSSALHEARRFNREAAVQLLQGAA, encoded by the exons ATGGAGAGCAGCCGGAGCCAGGAGGCCGAGGACGGCTCCTACCTGTG CTTCCAGAGGACTCCTTCTCTCAGGCGCAAATGGAGGAAACGTTACGGCGGTCTGGACGGCAACAAGCTGCTGGAGCCCAATAAAGACCCAGAcatgagag aCGACGGAGGGACGACAGACGGCCGCCAGAGGAGCTCAGAGCAGCAG GATGCAGCTCCACGTCCAGCTCCCAGGAGCCTCATCCAGAACCAGGTCCACACTGTGGCCCAGAGTTCAGTCCAGAGTCCAGTCCAGAGTCCGGTCCAGAGTCCGGTCCAGAGTCCGGTCCAGAGGCCCGTCAGCCTCGTCAGTCCAGGATCTGCAG CGGTCCCACTGCCGCCCAGTAACGGTTGCCTGAAGCCGCCCCTCCCTCAGGCGGTGGTGCagccagaggacagagggggcTTCCCCCCCTCCCAGCCCTGGTTCCCCCCCCAGCAGAGTCCGTCCAAGCGCAGGGC GGCCGCTGACGTTCTGTTCGACAGCTTCGCCTCTGATGGAAGAATCAACGTCCACCAGTTCTTCGAG GCCATCTGGAGCTCCGGTCTGCACAGGTCTGACCCTCGGCTCAGAGAGTGTTTCTTCCACCTGAGGAAACTGCAGGACGCCGAGGGATCAGTGGACAGAAGCACCTTCCACAG GTGCGTCACGGGATTCGTCTCTCTGATCCTGAAAGCTCTGCAGGGACGATTCGTCATCCCAGATTTTTCCACCTTCACTGAAGAGACTCAGAAATTGTTTTCGAGGTGTCGTCAGCTGTCATCTGTCCAG gagaaggaaaaggaaagcatGGACAGCACTAAGTGGGGCGTCTCGATCTGCACTGTGGATGGACAGAG gttGTCCCTGGGGGACTGGGCCGGCCCTCTTGTCCTGGGCGAGGTGTCATGGCCGCTGGTGTACGGCGTGGCGGTGGAGCTGCTGGGCTCCGACCTCGTGCACAAATACGTTGGCGTTGAGGGTTACTCCAGACACGACTCTCCGTTCACACTCACTAAAACAG GAATCCCTCACAGCCCGCTCACGGAGACAGGAGCCATCGTTACCACATCTTTACTTCAG CTGGTGGGGAGGCTGAgcgctgaggaagaggagaagtaCGACTCA GTGCTGAACGTCATCCGAAGGCTCTGCAACAAGGAGCACGCCAACTTAAACTGCACCAG CtatcagagcagcaggaagGCCAGCATCAGACTCCACGCTCTGTCCTTctacctgcaggaggaaaag tgttttcaagaGAAGGCCGACATTAATGCTGCTTTGGATCTGATGCTGCAG TGCTCCTCAACAGAGATCACCTGTGAATCAGGAGCTGCCATGGCCGCTTCGTTAGCCAATGGAGGCCTCTGTCCGCTGTCAGGTGACCAGGTGCTGTCGCCGGCGGCGACGCGTAGCATGCTGTCAGTGATGCAGGTGGCGGGGATGAAGGATTACTCCACGACCTTCCACTACAAG ACGTCGATCCCGGCCGTGTCCAGCAGCCACGGCTCCCTGCTGGCGGTGGTTCCTGGTGTTTTGGGTCTGATGGCGTTCTCTCCTGAGCTGGACGCCTGTGGAAACCCGCGGAGGGCCGTCCACTTCTGCCAG gaGCTGATATCGACGTTTCAGCTGCACAGTTTTGACATCAGGACTCCGTTCAGGCAGATTCTGGCCTACAGACAGTGGAAAGCTGAATCTGAG ggaTACCAGATCATGAACGTCCTGCTGGCAGCTTTTAAAGGTGACGTCCAGACCCTGAGGAG GTACTTCCTGTCAGGAGTGGACGTCAACGCTGTCGACTACGACGGCAGGTCGGCTCTGCACGTGGCGGCTGCCGAAGGTCACGCAGAGGTCATCCGCTTCCTGCTGGAGAACGCCAGGGCGAACCCCAACCTGAaggacag GTGGGGGAGCTCTGCTCTGCACGAGGCCCGCAGGTTCAACAGGGAGGCTGcagtccagctgctgcagggagccgcctga
- the c5h15orf40 gene encoding UPF0235 protein C15orf40 homolog translates to MFPRSAASFTSLSTYFRSFRFVTLNRLSDPNPVLRPLTPPVRSRSGPAAPPGAHRLRSRCRDGAMPRKEKAVKQAGGAAAPAEPSGPVTRDKSGAVTITVHAKPGSKHSGITEVSAEAVGVAIGAPPTDGEANTELIRYLAEVLELKKSHISLDKGSRSRDKLIRVDSSLSPEEVLRRLRQAAG, encoded by the exons ATGTTTCCCCGGTCAGCTGCTAGTTTTACGAGTTTATCTACATATTTTCGTTCATTCAGATTTGTCACGTTAAACCGGTTGTCTGACCCGAACCCGGTGCTCCGCCCGCTAACGCCACCCGTCCGGTCCCGGTCCGGACCGGCTGCTCCCCCCGGTGCTCACCGGCTCAGGAGCCGCTGCAGAGACGGAGCGATGCCCCGAAAGGAGAAAGCG GTGAAGCAGGCTGGTggtgcagcagcaccagcagaaCCGTCTGGTCCGGTGACCCGAGACAAAAGTGGAGCCGTTACCATAACGGTGCACGCGAAGCCCGGCTCCAAACACAGCGGCATCACAG AGGTCTCTGCAGAGGCGGTGGGAGTCGCCATTGGAGCTCCTCCGACAGACGGAGAGGCCAACACTGAGCTGATCCGCTACCTGGCTGAAGTTCTGGAGCTGAAGAAGAGTCACATATCGCTCGACAAG GGCTCCAGGTCCAGAGACAAACTCATCAGAGTGGACTCCTCTCTCAGTCCAGAGGAGGTGCTGAGGAGGCTCAGACAGGCTGCAGGCTGA